GGCCCTTCTTTTGAGTTTGAAGCAATGCCATCGGAAGCGGAAGAACCGAAGAAAAGCACACCGTCGAACGCGGTAAAGGAGACGCCTAATCTAATGGTGGAGGAGGTTAAGGAAGAAAAGACATTAACGGCAGCGGATACCTTAGTGGAACAGTTTGGTCAGTACGATCCAAAATTAGATCTCTCGGGATACCAACACCCTCACCTCGATCTTTTACGAGATTATGGGTCGGGCAAGATTGTGGTTAATAACGAAGAATTAGAGGCTAATAAGGATAAAATTGTAGATACCTTAGCCAATTATAATATCGAAATTGATAAAATAAAGGCTACTATCGGTCCGACCGTTACGCTTTATGAAATTATACCAAAGCCGGGAGTAAGAATATCGAAGATAAAAAACTTAGAAGATGATATTGCGTTAAGTCTGGCTGCTTTGGGTATCCGTATTATTGCACCTATGCCAGGTAAAGGTACGATAGGTATTGAGGTGCCTAATACCAAACCTGAGATGGTTGCCATGCGTTCGGTTTTGGCTACTGAGAAGTTTCAACATACTGATATGGACCTGCCTATTGCCTTGGGTAAGACCATATCAAATGAGGTATATATTGCCGACCTGGCTAAAATGCCTCACTTATTGGTAGCTGGAGCTACCGGACAAGGTAAGTCTGTAGGTATTAACGCGATAATTACTTCATTACTTTATAAAAAGCATCCAGCAGAATTAAAGTTCGTGCTGGTAGATCCTAAAAAGGTAGAGTTGTCGCTATTTAAAACAATCGAACGCCATTTCCTGGCCAAATTACCGGGTGAGGAAGATGCCATTATAACAGACACCAAAAAGGTTATCAATACGCTTAATTCGCTATGCGTGGAGATGGATCAGCGCTATGATTTATTAAAAAATGCGCAGGTACGGAATTTAAGGGAGTATAATAACAAATTTATTAACAGAAGGTTGAACCCGGAAGATGGACATCGATTTATGCCGTTTATTGTGCTTATCGTGGATGAGTTTGCGGATTTAATGATGACGGCAGGAAAGGAAGTGGAGGCTCCTATCGCGCGCCTCGCCCAATTAGCCCGTGCCGTGGGTATCCACTTGGTTATTGCCACGCAAAGACCATCAGTGAATATCATCACTGGTACTATTAAAGCCAACTTTCCTGCACGGTTAGCCTTTAGGGTGCTATCAAAGGTTGATTCCCGGACAATTTTAGACTCGGGGGGTGCCGACCAACTGATAGGTAGGGGAGATATGCTACTTTCTACCGGGAGTGATCTGATCCGTATTCAATGTGCTTTTGTTGATACCCCAGAAGTAGAAGAAATATCGGAGTTTATTGGTGCACAACGTGGTTATGCTTCAGCATTTATGCTTCCTGAATACATTGATGAAAACGGAGAGGGTAGTGGTTTAGGGGACGTTGATCTTGTCAATGACCGCGATGCCCTGTTTGAAGACGCCGCTCGTTTGATTGTGTTGCATCAACAGGGTTCTACCTCATTGATTCAACGAAAATTAAAACTGGGCTATAACCGTGCTGGACGTATTATCGATCAGTTAGAGGCCGCGGGGATTGTAGGTCCTTTTGAAGGTAGCAAAGCCAGGGAAGTACTTTACCCGGATGAATATTCCTTGGAACAGTTTTTGGAGACTTTGGGTAAAAAGGATTTTTGATCTATTTGGATATGAATCCTCGAAGGATACTGCCTTTGTTAGGTACTTAACCATTGGATAAAAAAAATAAACAGATGAAACGTATAATCTCAGTTGTAACACTGGTTTCTTGTATTATGATGGCTTTTGCACAGCATGATCCTGAAGCGCAAAAATTATTAAACGCTGTCAGCAAAAAATACCAGTCGTATAGTACGGTGAAAATTGATTTTGCTATAAAAGGGACTAACCATCAACAGCAGGTAACGGTAAATGACAAGGGGGAATTGCTTTTAGAACCGAAATCAAATAGGTACCGTATTTCTATGCAGGATCAGGAAATGATTTCAGATGGTAAGGTACAATGGACGGTGTTAAAAGAAGAACAGGAAGTACAGTTAACTAATGTAAATAACGAAGAAGTAGAATCGTTAACACCAACAAATATTTTTACATTCTATAGAAAAGGTTTTAAATACGCCTCAGCTCAAGACGAAAAAGTTAACAACAAGACATTGAGTGTCATTGAACTTACACCAGAAGATAGTAAAAAACAGTTTTTTAAAGTTAGATTGAGAATTGATAAGGCCATTAGTCAGATTTACGATGCCACTGTTTTTGATAAGAGTGGAGCAAGGTATACCTATACCATCGTGAAATTAAACCCTAATCAACAATTTGCAGCGAAAACTTTTATATTTGACAAGGGCGACTATCCCGGAATGGAATTGGTAGATTTGAGATAATTACACTTCATAATGTTATCTAGAGGAATATTGGTAGTCAAAATAGTATATTTAACAATCACTAGAGCGTTTTAAAATTGTTGCCTTTTACACAAAATACGTTAGATAAACTGGAAGCCTTGTTTAAGCGTATGGGTTATAAAGTTCGCTATGAAAAAGGTAATTTTAGAACTGGTTCTTGCATGTTGCAAAGCAGCAAGGTTATTGTTGTAAATCGATTTTCTAATATTGAAGTGAAAATAAATTCTTTGCTTGATTTGCTAAAAACGATCGATCCAGATACTTCTAAGCTTGATGAAAAGCAGAAGCAATTTTATTATACAATAAAACAAACGCTTTGATAATTGAATTTTTAGGAACCGGAACATCTCAGGGGGTACCTGTAATTGCTTGTAATTGCCGTGTCTGTACGTCAGATGATGCCCGCAATAGACGTCTTCGCTCCTCAATTTTAATTCATGTACAAGGGAAAACGTTGGTGATAGATACTGGCCCTGACTTCCGCTATCAAATGTTAAGAGCAGAAGTAAAGCATTTGGATGCCGTTCTTTACACACATGCCCATAAAGACCATATTGCAGGTTTGGATGATGTGCGTGCATTCAATTATTTTCAAGGAACGGCGATAGACGTTTATGGAGATCATTTAGTGCAAGACGCATTGAAACGTGAGTTTTATTATATTTTTGCTCCACACAAATACCCTGGTATACCGCAAATTAACTTAAAGGATGTAGGTAATCAGCTCATTGCTATAGGAGACGCT
This Olivibacter sp. SDN3 DNA region includes the following protein-coding sequences:
- a CDS encoding DNA translocase FtsK 4TM domain-containing protein, which codes for MRNEAKIKNSASSRSPRKEKPSEGGLFSKKVNFETSKAVKIAGLFFLVLSLYFLIAFTSYLFTWQNDQSYVSAANGGWSTLFKTREELEILGFKEAMVENWLGKLGALLAHQFIFEWFGIASFLFIGVFFVIGYRLLFKVKLLPLDKTFSYGFFLLLFISVTIGFFHGFITDYPHFLEGSFGFWSNRILEAQIGSAGVGGLLLFVGLTVLIIAFNIDFKLPERQKKVMLHEEDGEVLDSEDEKIHMDVKEQDQQTDFHRNQLKNEEKAIEEDGQRLSQNLAVKPKSATEEPAEPEKGPSFEFEAMPSEAEEPKKSTPSNAVKETPNLMVEEVKEEKTLTAADTLVEQFGQYDPKLDLSGYQHPHLDLLRDYGSGKIVVNNEELEANKDKIVDTLANYNIEIDKIKATIGPTVTLYEIIPKPGVRISKIKNLEDDIALSLAALGIRIIAPMPGKGTIGIEVPNTKPEMVAMRSVLATEKFQHTDMDLPIALGKTISNEVYIADLAKMPHLLVAGATGQGKSVGINAIITSLLYKKHPAELKFVLVDPKKVELSLFKTIERHFLAKLPGEEDAIITDTKKVINTLNSLCVEMDQRYDLLKNAQVRNLREYNNKFINRRLNPEDGHRFMPFIVLIVDEFADLMMTAGKEVEAPIARLAQLARAVGIHLVIATQRPSVNIITGTIKANFPARLAFRVLSKVDSRTILDSGGADQLIGRGDMLLSTGSDLIRIQCAFVDTPEVEEISEFIGAQRGYASAFMLPEYIDENGEGSGLGDVDLVNDRDALFEDAARLIVLHQQGSTSLIQRKLKLGYNRAGRIIDQLEAAGIVGPFEGSKAREVLYPDEYSLEQFLETLGKKDF
- a CDS encoding outer membrane lipoprotein carrier protein LolA; this encodes MKRIISVVTLVSCIMMAFAQHDPEAQKLLNAVSKKYQSYSTVKIDFAIKGTNHQQQVTVNDKGELLLEPKSNRYRISMQDQEMISDGKVQWTVLKEEQEVQLTNVNNEEVESLTPTNIFTFYRKGFKYASAQDEKVNNKTLSVIELTPEDSKKQFFKVRLRIDKAISQIYDATVFDKSGARYTYTIVKLNPNQQFAAKTFIFDKGDYPGMELVDLR
- a CDS encoding MBL fold metallo-hydrolase produces the protein MIIEFLGTGTSQGVPVIACNCRVCTSDDARNRRLRSSILIHVQGKTLVIDTGPDFRYQMLRAEVKHLDAVLYTHAHKDHIAGLDDVRAFNYFQGTAIDVYGDHLVQDALKREFYYIFAPHKYPGIPQINLKDVGNQLIAIGDAQVQPIDVMHYKLPIKGYRFGDFTYLTDVKTLPDASLEKVRGTKVLVLNALQKEPHISHLTLDEAIALAKQINADQTYFTHISHRLGLHQEVLTELPSNMSLAYDGLVLEV